ACACGGCCGCAAGACCCTGTGCTGTGGCGCAGGCGGAGGGCGCATGTGGTTCGACGAAGAGCCGGGCCGCCGCCCTAGCGACCGTAGGATCCGGCAGCTCTTGGACACGGGAGCGGAGGAGATCGCGGTGGCCTGTCCGTTCTGCAGGATCATGCTCGACGCCGGTTTGAAGGGCATCGACGAGAACATCCGCCTTGTCGACTTGGCGGAAAAGCTCCACGAGGCGAACCGTTGATCGTCGGGCTCGGCGTGGACATCGTCGAGACCTCTCGCATCGCAAAGGCCATGCAACGGCGTTCGTTCGTCTCCCGCGTGCTGACCGAGGGCGAACGGCTGCGGCCCCTCACGGTCGCATACGTGGCCGGACGATGGGCGGCCAAGGAAGCCGTCGCGAAGGCGTGGGGCCGTCCTTTGACCTGGCACGACGTGGAGGTCTTGACGTCTCCGGACGGCTCACCGGAAGCGCGCGTGTTGACCGGGACGCACAAAAGCGGACGCCCCGTCAAGTTGACCGTCAGCATCTCGCACGAAAAGGGCCATGCGGTCGCGGTCGCAGTGATCGAAGGCACCGACGTTTCCGGTCCCATCGGACTTTGACCCCGGCCACGGGTCCAGGGCCCCCGGGCCCGACCGCGTTCGAACGCCGCCCTACCAAGCCCGCAACCCCGCACCAGACTGGGTCCGCCCCCACGCCACCCTCACCCCGGGGTGACGGGGAGGTGTCGGCGAGGTGACGGTGAGGTGAGGGGAGATGCGTGCTGTCAGGTCGCCGTGCCGTTCCGTCCACAGCGTCTTGGTGACTCCGCCCTCTCCGTCGTACGCGGCGATGCCACCGTCGTCGGGAGGGGTAAAAGTCGTCCGTGCGGACGAAGATCCTGAACATCGGCCAACTCGTGACGATGGCAGGTCCGGAAGGGCCGAGACGTGGCTCAGAAATGGGCAGGATCGAAGTCGTCGAAGGGGCTGGGATCGTGATCGACGGCGGGACGGTCGCCCATGTCGGTCCAACGTCGGAAGTCGAGGGACATATGGCCGACGAGACGGTCGACGCCGAGCGCGGCGTGGTCTTGCCCGGCTTCGTCGACGCCCACACGCACATCGTCTTTGCCGGACAGCGCGCGCCCGAGTTCGAGATGCGGACGCAGGGCAAGAGCTACCAAGAGATCGCAGCCGGCGGCGGAGGCATCCGCAACACGGTCCGCGCCACCTGGGCCGCGACGGAAAGCGACCTCGCCAAACTCACGGCCAGACGGCTCGACGAGGCGCTTTCGCTCGGGACGACGACGCTCGAGGCCAAGTCGGGCTACGGCTTAACGGACGAGGCGGAAAGGAAGATCCTGCGCGTCGTCCGCGACGCCGACGGCCATAAAGGGATGACGCTCGTCCCGACCTTTTTGGGCTTGCACGCGACGCCTCCGAACGCGGAAGCCGACCATGACGCCTACGTCCGGCACATGATCGAGGACGTCCTCCCCTCGGTGGCGACCGAGGGCCTCGCACGTTATGCGGACGCGTTCATCGAGGACGGTTACTTCACCCACGACGACGCGCGGCTGCTTGCGGCGAAATGCCGTGAACTCGGTCTCGGCGTCCGGTTGCACGTGGACCAGTTGACCGACGGAGGGGGCGCCCGGCTTGCGGCCGAGTCAGGTGCGGTCACAGCCGACCACTTGGAGCAGACGGGCCCCGAGGGATTCAAGGCCCTGGCCGGGTCGGGGACGTTTCCGGTCCTCTTGCCGGCGAGCGTCCTCGGTCTGGGATTGGTCCGTTATCCGGACGCCCGTGGGATGATCGGGGCGGGACTTCCCGTCGTGCTCGCGACCGACTTCAACCCGGGTTCCTCGCCTACGCTCAGCATCCCGCTCGTTATGTCTCTGGCGTGCCGCCTCATGAAAATGACGCCTGCCGAAGCGTTGACGGCCGTGACGGTCAACGCGGCCGCCAGTCTGGGCTTGACCGACAGGGGACGGCTCGTCCCAGGTCAGCGCGCCGATCTCAGCCTTTGGCGTTTGAGGGACTGGCGGGAGGTGGCTTACTGGATGGACGGCCCCCGCCCCTGTGCCCTTTGGACTTCGGGGCAGCGGCGGTCCCCTGACCTGGCTTGTCCCTGACATAGAGCAGGTGTAAACGGCAAAGTTCGTCGCGCTCGCGATACCCGGGGCCGATGGTCTGAGGCCTGCGGCCTTCGTTGCGACCCATGTGGATGTCGTTGTCGTAGTTGAACTCTGCTTTCAGTTCTGCACCTTCGGGAAAGGCGACGGGGTCGTTGTAGCGGTAGACGCCGGGCCAATACGGCTCCCACCGTCGGGTCGCGAACAGGAGCCTTTCCTTCGACCATAGGCGGATCGAGGTGCAGTAGAACCGGGCTTCCGGGATGACCGCGAGCAGGCGCGTGTCCCGCGGCAACTTTCCGATCGGGTTCAGGACGAGGTTCCCGGGCGCGGGGATCTCGAAATCCTCGTCGGAGATCGTGAACCACTCGGGCTCTTTGTCGTCAGTGGAGCGGGAAAAGTACAGGGCGATCTCGAAGTCGGCGCTTTCGATGCGGCCGCGCGGGATCGTCATGCATTGGACGACCAACGCGGTGCCGTCCAAGGTCATCGACACGCCCTTGGGGAGCACCCAGCCCGGGTATCCGGAAGCCCAAGTCCCGACATATTTCTTCGCGTCGACGTCAAGGCTGCCGCCGGTCGTATAGCCCGCCGCTCCTTTCGGAGCTTTGAGGAGCCAGTCGCGGGCGACGGCGATGGTCACGCCACGGACGGCTTCCGGTTGGGCGACTTTGACGTCGAAGGCCCGCAGCCGTTTGCCCGCGTGCGGCCCGAGGGGCACGACGAAGGCCTTCCAATACGGCCGGCCCTCTTCGGGAAGTTCGCCCGGCGAGACCGGCTTCACCACCGCGTCGGGCTTACCGAGCGCCCAGGAACCAGGTTCCGGAGCCGCTTTGGGCTGAGACGCCTCGCCCTCTGGCGCGCCCGCTTGGATCCATTTTTGGAGCAGGACGGCCTCGTCGTCGGTCAGGGGGCCGCCCCCGAGGCAGAACTCGCCCGCGTCCGAGAAGGCCCCACAGGGCGGCATCGAACGCGTGAGCATCATCCTGTTGCAGAGGTCGGCGCGCTTTTTGACCTGGGCGTACGTTTGGAGGGGGAACGGCGCCGATCCTCCCTTGACATGGCACGACAGGCACTTTTCGTCGATCATGGGCTTGATCGTGCTTGTGAACGTGACGGCGTTCGACCCGGTCGGAGCGGACTGGAACGACCCTAGGGTCATGGCCGTGGCGGCTACGGCAAAGAGGACAGGTTTCAAGGGCTCGTCCTAAGGTACCGCAACTCCTGACCGCCGCGAGGCGTCAGAATCAAGACCCATGACCGCGCTGATCGCCCTTGCCGCCATTTTGGGACAGGACGCCCCTCCCCGTCTTGCCAAGCAGGATCTGGCCGACATCGAAGGCAAGTCCGTGTCCTTGCCTGCCAAGGACGCGAAAGCGACCGTCCTCCTGTTCGTGGCCGTCGATTGTCCGATCAGCAACAGGTACGCGCCGGAGATGCAGCGCCTTTACAAAGACTTCCACGAGAAAAGCGTCACGTTCGTCCGGGTCTATGTCGACGACTCGGTGAGCACGGACGACATCCGGAAGCACGGGGTGGAGTTCAAGATGCCGAGCGCCGCCGTCTTGGACGGAAAACACGCGCTCGTCAAGCAGTTGGGGATGACCGTCACGCCCGAGGTCGCGGTGGTCACTCCGGACGGCAAGCTCCAGTACCGGGGCCGTATCAACGACCTGTACATCGAACACGGCCGCCTGCGCGAAGGCGACGTGAGGCAAGACCTGCGGGTCGCGATCGAAGAAGTCCTCGCGGGTAAGACCGTCAGCAAACCGTTCACGAACGCGATC
This genomic window from Armatimonadota bacterium contains:
- the acpS gene encoding holo-ACP synthase → MIVGLGVDIVETSRIAKAMQRRSFVSRVLTEGERLRPLTVAYVAGRWAAKEAVAKAWGRPLTWHDVEVLTSPDGSPEARVLTGTHKSGRPVKLTVSISHEKGHAVAVAVIEGTDVSGPIGL
- a CDS encoding imidazolonepropionase; translation: MRTKILNIGQLVTMAGPEGPRRGSEMGRIEVVEGAGIVIDGGTVAHVGPTSEVEGHMADETVDAERGVVLPGFVDAHTHIVFAGQRAPEFEMRTQGKSYQEIAAGGGGIRNTVRATWAATESDLAKLTARRLDEALSLGTTTLEAKSGYGLTDEAERKILRVVRDADGHKGMTLVPTFLGLHATPPNAEADHDAYVRHMIEDVLPSVATEGLARYADAFIEDGYFTHDDARLLAAKCRELGLGVRLHVDQLTDGGGARLAAESGAVTADHLEQTGPEGFKALAGSGTFPVLLPASVLGLGLVRYPDARGMIGAGLPVVLATDFNPGSSPTLSIPLVMSLACRLMKMTPAEALTAVTVNAAASLGLTDRGRLVPGQRADLSLWRLRDWREVAYWMDGPRPCALWTSGQRRSPDLACP
- a CDS encoding redoxin domain-containing protein, which produces MTALIALAAILGQDAPPRLAKQDLADIEGKSVSLPAKDAKATVLLFVAVDCPISNRYAPEMQRLYKDFHEKSVTFVRVYVDDSVSTDDIRKHGVEFKMPSAAVLDGKHALVKQLGMTVTPEVAVVTPDGKLQYRGRINDLYIEHGRLREGDVRQDLRVAIEEVLAGKTVSKPFTNAIGCGIPDGD